The genomic stretch aaaaatacggAGGGTAAATTGGTTTCGTAAGATTATAAATTTTATGTTAAGCACGTTGTCACTCTACCAACTCTAGACTATATCTTTTTCTACATATATCTCTCTTCATTTCCAACTCTGAACTTCTTCTCTCTTTCTTATCTCTCCACTATCGGAAGTTTCTAAGCTGTCAATCTCTTATCAGAGGTACGACGTGTTTCACTCCACTATGATGGCACTATGGGCCCAGTAACATCCCCCGGCCCGTGAAACACTGTCGCATCCGCTTCGATACCTGCCGATGTTCCCTTATTGGTTTTAATATCTAGTACTGCCAGCTTCACTGCTGGTCTCGAAAACACTCCCCTGGCAGTTTGAACCTTCGCTTGTCGCACTTGACCATCTTTTCCCATGACGGTCTCCAAAACGCGTCCTTTTTCCCAACGGTTCCTTACAGCTTCATCCACTACCATAACTATGTCGCCTACCTCCAATGGTTTTACTCGGTCAAACCACTTGGTGCGTCGCGTTAGCATGGGCAAGTATTCACGCACCCATCTACGCCAGAATCCGTTGACCATATGCTGGGCAAGCTTCCAGCTGTCTCGTAGGGTATAACTTGTACCCGCCGGAAGGGTGACGGGCTGCTTTATTCCCTTGGAACCGTACAGTAAGAAATGGTTGGGTGTTAGGGCTTCGTCTTCCGGTCCTTCTAGTGGGACATAGGTGAGCGGTCGTGTGTTAACCACTGCCTCTGCTTCTAGCAGTATGGTTTCCAATACTTCGTCACTCGGGTATCGAGGAGTGTCAGAAATAACCTTTAAAGCAGCTTTCACGGATCTGACCATCCGCTCCCATGGACCACCCATGTGGGGGGCGGCAGGCACATTGAGAAACCACATCGTATCGGCGTTCGTGAATGTTGCTGCGCAGTCTGTGCCGATCTGCTTTATAGCCTGCTTCTCTTCTGTTAGCTGACGAGAGGCACCCACGAAGTTGGTGCCATTATCTGTATATACTTCAAGCGGAGCTCCGCGTCTAGCGATAAATCTCCGGAATGCCATTATGCAGGACTGACTCGACAAACTACTACACACTTCAAGGTGGATTGCGCGAATCGTTAGACAGGTGAAAAGACACACCCATCGTTTGACAgtgtttcgaccgattttaacCTCGAGAGGCCCAAAATAGTCCACTCCAACGTAAGTGAATGGACGTATAAACGGAGTGAGTCGAATTTTCGGGAGCGGTGCCATTTGCGGAGAACTTGGAGCTGCCTTTTTTACCTTACAGTACTGACACAGACCGGCTACAGTCCGAATAGTAGTTCGCAGACGAGGAACAAAGTAACGTTGCCGAATTTCATTGTGAACTGTCTCGTCATTCCCATGAAGAAATTCACGATGATAATGATCTATTAGCAAAACCGTGACACGATGTTTTCTGGGAAGTATTGCTGGAAATCTAGCTGAATACGGGATGGTTGGAGCAGCTCCGGTTCGACTCCCAATCCGAACGACTTCATACTCATCGAGAAAGGGAACTAGTTTGTATATGCTACTAGCTTTTTCGACAGTGTTACCAGTACGCAGGTTTGCTATTTCGTCTGGATATGTTTGTGCTTGTACTTGACGAAGGATGGTCATCTCAGCCTTCTGAAGTTCCTCGCTTTGTAGAATCTCTGGCATACGTTGACCTTTCTTGAAGACTGTTACCGCCCGGTGTACGTAAGCCATTGCTCGAACCATACGCGACCATTTTGAGAAACGTTCTGGATCAAACAACTGTTCCACTATTTTGACGTTGTGTAGGTGTACAGCTCGCAATTCTTCAGACGTCGCTGTACTGTTTTTGAGCGGCTCTGGCCAGCGCTCTTCCGTGTCGTGTAGGAAATAGGAACCTTGAAACCACCGACTATTTGGATCGAAACATGGGCCTGAACCCCATTTTGTTGCTTCATCTGCTACATTTAGCTTCGACGGGATATGTCGCCACTCGTCCATACAACTAAGGGAGAGAATCTCTGCTACCCGGAACGCCACAAACTGGTGATAACGACGGCTATCAGAGCGTAGCCATGCGAGCACAGTTGCTGAGTCGGACCACAGGTACCTGCGTTGGATATTTAAAGATAAATCCGAGCACACATTTTGTGCTAGACGTGCGCCAATCATTGCTGCTTGAAGCTCTAGACGGGGAATTGAGAGTGGTTTTAGCGGAGCCACTTTCGTTTTAGCAGCTACTAAtgcagtttttatttcatttcccATCCGAATTCTAAGGTATGCTACACAGGCATATGCTATTTCACTAGCATCCACTAGCACGTGCAGTTGTATGTCACTTGAAGCTGTCGAATCTGCACCGCCAAAGAAGCAACGTGGAACCCTCACTGAGCTTAGCTGATGAAGTAGCTCAATCCAACGGTACCACCGATCGCGCAAGTGTTCTGCTATCGGCTCGTCCCAGTTAGTTCCCGATCTCCAAACATCCTGCATCAGAACTTTTCCCTGTATGACATAGTGTGCGATCAGACCAAGTGGGTCAAACAGCTTCATGACGGTACGAAGAACTTGACGCTTAGTAGGCACCACTTTGGTGTCCACTAGCTCTCGAATTTCCGGCATACTAGTCGTGTCGAAGGTAAACGCATCAACGGATGGAATCCAGGTCATCCCAAGAACTCGTTCCGATTCTCCGTGACCATCCATCTTAAACGGTTTTGAGCGGTTTGCGTTAGACTCTCCTAGTCGAGAAAGTACTACAGGAGCGTTCGATAAGAATTTACCGATTTTAAATCCACCTGCTGCATGTATACTTTTCACCTTTTCTACCAGTTGCACTGCTTCGTCCACCGTATCAACGCTGTCCAAAAAATCATCAACGTAGTGGTTGTCAATTACAGCAGACGCCGCTCTCGGGTAAATGTTCTCGAACCGCCGTGCGttgtaatttttaatatattggGCGGAACATGGGGAACAAGTCGCCCCAAACGTCGCAACGTCCATCACCCATATCTGCACGGCATCTTTGGGGTCATCTCTCCAGAGAAACCGTTGGAACTGTTTATCTTCATTGCGTATCCTGATTTGGTGAAACATTTCACATATGTCACCGCAGATGGCAATTTTCCTTTGCCTGAAACGAAGTAAAACGGCCGGCAACGAAGTAAGAAGATCTGGTCCTTTAAGAAGCATGTCGTTGAAAGATATTCCTCTGGTTTTCGCCGCGGCATCCCAGATGAGGCGTATTTTTTCAGGTTTCTTTGGGGTGGTTACTACACCTAGTGGTAGATACCAACTATGCGAAGGGTCTGTTGTCTCCAGTTCCACTTTGGTTGCTCGGTGTGCGTAATTTTTTcgttcataatcggcgatttgtTCCCTAACTTTTGTAGCCAGTACTGGTTCACGCGCTAGTCGTTTTTCTAGGCtatggaatcgctttactgccATCGGAAGACTGTCTGGAAAACATGGGTTATCTGTTCGCCAAAGCAGCCCCGTTTCAAATTGATTTCCCTTCAGTACAGTCGTACTCTCTAAAATCTGCCACGCACGTTTGTCCACTTCTGCATCTAACTTTTTAGAAACTGAAGCTTCCTCAATCGCAAAAAAGCGCTTCATCGATTCGTGAAGCTTACTGTTGCTCATGGACTCTTCCGCATGGACGTGAAGTTGCTCGACGACGGTGTCCATCGGTGAGTTTCTGCCAAATAGGCACCAACCCAGTCTAGTCTTGGTAGCTATCGGGCCGCAACCGTCACCCTCGCGCACTTTGAGTGATGTCAGTAAGCGAGCGTGCTCTAAACCAATGATGATTTGGGGGCTCACGTTAGTGTAGCTTTCGATTGGAAGACCCCTCAAGTATGGAAAAACTTTGGAAAGATTGTTATAATCCAGTGTCTGGCTGGGTAGACCTAAATTCCGAACCGTTCTCACGTTCTCCAGTGCAAACGATGATTTCCACCCAGATCCACCTACTTTCAAGTGTACGCGCTCCGATTCCTTT from Wyeomyia smithii strain HCP4-BCI-WySm-NY-G18 chromosome 3, ASM2978416v1, whole genome shotgun sequence encodes the following:
- the LOC129727445 gene encoding uncharacterized protein LOC129727445; amino-acid sequence: MWFLNVPAAPHMGGPWERMVRSVKAALKVISDTPRYPSDEVLETILLEAEAVVNTRPLTYVPLEGPEDEALTPNHFLLYGSKGIKQPVTLPAGTSYTLRDSWKLAQHMVNGFWRRWVREYLPMLTRRTKWFDRVKPLEVGDIVMVVDEAVRNRWEKGRVLETVMGKDGQVRQAKVQTARGVFSRPAVKLAVLDIKTNKGTSAGIEADATVFHGPGDVTGPIVPS
- the LOC129728164 gene encoding uncharacterized protein LOC129728164, which encodes MSLGGEKQKNQRNCASCTRNDSADDMVCCDKCERWEHYECAGVTDSIAEPECSWMCRRCSARAEDQRSNTKSVLSFNESSVSKGSKRSQARLQLSLNLLEAQRDLQRKRIEEEEEYLKRKFSLLMEMEEGTDAACSRSGVSSRANQERLQKWLEREAGAKVNSGEVATTSCQRSTTGSAGPKTEFSNDISKVLTSQSEQKTSTPLLVPTSVQTNVSIPYKSGVISSITNGGIAKVVTQSQIQNLSTVPVYSSAVASVTSSYDVFTTTNTSCHNFGSTPYSMQSAPTQIIPNIPTQSNVTVADYLRSNVPMLAYSVANRSFLPPVSAISTHSHSHPVPLVPFSCPSTIPWVESVNQPLYPSTTIMTSPYMGQSSSGLILNHTTPTVPIVSAVRTTSEIQSAIPAVGLTSAQAAARSVMSRDLPKFSGNPRDWPMFYSNYKNSTNACGYSNDENMARLQRCLEGHARESVRSRLLMPASVPHVIETLRKLYGRPELLINSLLKDVRDIPPLRGNDLKALVKYGLAVQNLIEHVIIAEQPNHLSNPILLQELIEKLPTSLQMQWGCFKLSRGEVNLVTFNEFMQGLFNVATDLTANDESHTRVDIPRKEKNRNEKLFVHSGEPVEAVTQVDENQGRKPDKTCSFCGDSKHLILACFGFKSLDLNGRWKAVNQKRLCRSCLVPHWKGACRSKRECGIDGCCIRHHPLLHYSRNALEVQAGTSMANNSSVAHQNHHFAASYTLFRYLPVTLFGNGTEIKTFAFLDDGSSSTLLEAGLAKQLGLSGKPETLWLSWTGKIDRHEKESERVHLKVGGSGWKSSFALENVRTVRNLGLPSQTLDYNNLSKVFPYLRGLPIESYTNVSPQIIIGLEHARLLTSLKVREGDGCGPIATKTRLGWCLFGRNSPMDTVVEQLHVHAEESMSNSKLHESMKRFFAIEEASVSKKLDAEVDKRAWQILESTTVLKGNQFETGLLWRTDNPCFPDSLPMAVKRFHSLEKRLAREPVLATKVREQIADYERKNYAHRATKVELETTDPSHSWYLPLGVVTTPKKPEKIRLIWDAAAKTRGISFNDMLLKGPDLLTSLPAVLLRFRQRKIAICGDICEMFHQIRIRNEDKQFQRFLWRDDPKDAVQIWVMDVATFGATCSPCSAQYIKNYNARRFENIYPRAASAVIDNHYVDDFLDSVDTVDEAVQLVEKVKSIHAAGGFKIGKFLSNAPVVLSRLGESNANRSKPFKMDGHGESERVLGMTWIPSVDAFTFDTTSMPEIRELVDTKVVPTKRQVLRTVMKLFDPLGLIAHYVIQGKVLMQDVWRSGTNWDEPIAEHLRDRWYRWIELLHQLSSVRVPRCFFGGADSTASSDIQLHVLVDASEIAYACVAYLRIRMGNEIKTALVAAKTKVAPLKPLSIPRLELQAAMIGARLAQNVCSDLSLNIQRRYLWSDSATVLAWLRSDSRRYHQFVAFRVAEILSLSCMDEWRHIPSKLNVADEATKWGSGPCFDPNSRWFQGSYFLHDTEERWPEPLKNSTATSEELRAVHLHNVKIVEQLFDPERFSKWSRMVRAMAYVHRAVTVFKKGQRMPEILQSEELQKAEMTILRQVQAQTYPDEIANLRTGNTVEKASSIYKLVPFLDEYEVVRIGSRTGAAPTIPYSARFPAILPRKHRVTVLLIDHYHREFLHGNDETVHNEIRQRYFVPRLRTTIRTVAGLCQYCKVKKAAPSSPQMAPLPKIRLTPFIRPFTYVGVDYFGPLEVKIGRNTVKRWCVVVCRVSPA